A single genomic interval of Aedes aegypti strain LVP_AGWG chromosome 1, AaegL5.0 Primary Assembly, whole genome shotgun sequence harbors:
- the LOC5571788 gene encoding angiotensin-converting enzyme yields the protein MRLYFLTLVVCLCHRAASLPQVVITSDALNEEQMKQILQQYDTEVRSYCNRQVQANWNVATNTENTTFQEEQNKISLEYAKFRTDFYEQYFKDAQVQNYEDPKVRKQLTLLKDLGTAALPTSDLEEYNKVMRRMDAAYQLAEVCPYTDQNCAPDAQKWTLDPEMEHVMASSNDYDELTYTWRRWREESGKKMRQDYKLYVDYVNQAAKLNGYGDYGEMWRARYDDSDLRGTLERLWKEVEPLYNELHTYVRFKLLDMYGDKMDRNNEKIPAHILGNMWAQSWVNLYDRIKPFPDASLVDVTAKMQELGFNATKMFEMSDEFYQSLGLPSSAMSYGPKAVIEKQPQKMVCHASAWDFCDGEDFRIKMCTNINMEDFITVHHEMGHIMYFILYKDQPQLFKTGATPAFHEAVGDTIALSVATPKHLKLVGLLDEYADSEADNINALFEMALERVAFLPFGYLIDQWRWDVFSGAVNESEWNSHWWNLREKYQKVYAPVSRSESDFDPGAKYHIPANSQYIAYFLAHILEFQFYRSLCIEAGEYNPTSSSANPLHKCDFYNSKAAGNKLKEGLSLGYSEDWRFALEKLTGGQDISGHALLEYFAPLYEFLKEENAKIRNAEMQSVVDNYSKEYEVACNKQVKAQYATQVDVGNITLLQELTEILNENTKFVLDNYNQHFAQVNAEDYTDPDLRRQLQYLTQISINHLPEQEFTALNNALGRMQHIYSSTLICPYDQQNCTTGTLSLDPDLYEVMAESQDYDELLYAWKEWRYNTGRYMKNDYAEYVRLMNKAAGVAGFDDMGGLWRDAFEQENFIDEMKRLWSQLKPFYVELHKYVRRELMQIYGDKMDSKNPNIPAHLLGNMWAQAWGNLYNRIKPFKDTVDLDITKNLVEKGFTVKQLFEISNDFYVGLGLPDNSMSYNESLGAVIEKPSDRVVTCHASAWDFCDRKDFRIKMCTRMNMEDFITIHHEMGHINYYLLYKDQPVTLRAGANPGFHEAVGDTIALSVATPEHFRKIGLLDNYESSYENDINALFQKALDRVAFLPFGLVIDMWRWEIFAGKVDFPNWNKRWWELREEYQMVSAPVERDLDAFDPGAKYHIPYDSQYISYFIAHILDLQLHKSLCQVAGEYDPNNSSKPLHKCDIDGSKEAGDRLRAGLSLGRSVHWSEALRAMTGETKLKTDALLEYYAPLYEFLKKENEKADRGAGATIALSSVLVMLVTGVNLLSKLL from the exons CTCTATTTCCTAACACTGGTGGTATGCCTCTGCCATCGGGCCGCCTCCCTTCCCCAAGTGGTGATCACAAGCGATGCCCTCAATGAGGAACAGATGAAGCAGATCCTTCAGCAGTATGACACCGAAGTGCGCAGCTATTGCAATCGGCAAGTGCAAGCCAACTGGAATGTTGCTACCAATACCGAGAACACTACCTTCCAAGAAGAACAG AATAAAATTTCACTGGAGTATGCCAAATTCCGGACGGATTTCTACGAGCAATATTTCAAAGATGCTCAGGTGCAAAACTATGAGGATCCTAAGGTGCGTAAACAGCTAACGTTGCTGAAGGACCTAGGAACTGCTGCACTGCCAACCAGTGACCTGGAGGAATACAATAAAGTTATGAGACGGATGGACGCTGCGTACCAACTGGCGGAAGTTTGTCCCTACACTGATCAGAACTGTGCCCCGGATGCACAAAAGTGGACTCTGGATCCGGAAATGGAGCACGTTATGGCATCATCGAATGATTACGATGAGTTGACATATACCTGGAGGCGTTGGCGTGAAGAGTCCGGAAAGAAGATGCGTCAAGATTACAAATTGTATGTGGACTACGTTAACCAGGCAGCTAAACTGAACGGATATGGGGACTACGGTGAAATGTGGAGGGCTCGATATGACGACTCGGATTTGAGAGGCACACTAGAGCGACTGTGGAAAGAAGTGGAACCTCTGTATAATGAGCTTCATACTTACGTTAGGTTTAAATTGCTGGACATGTATG GTGACAAAATGGAtcgaaacaatgagaaaattCCAGCTCACATTCTGGGCAACATGTGGGCACAGTCATGGGTTAACCTTTATGATCGTATCAAACCGTTCCCAGACGCTAGCTTGGTAGATGTTACAGCTAAAATGCAAGAACTGGGTTTCAACGCTACTAAAATGTTTGAGATGTCGGACGAGTTTTACCAAAGTCTTGGTCTTCCAAGCAGCGCCATGAGCTACGGTCCGAAAGCCGTCATCGAGAAACAACCGCAGAAAATGGTTTGCCATGCTTCTGCATGGGACTTTTGCGACGGTGAAGACTTCCGCATCAAGATGTGCACCAATATCAATATGGAGGATTTCATTACCGTCCATCATGAGATGGGTCATATCATGTATTTTATCCTGTACAAAGATCAACCACAGCTGTTCAAGACCGGAGCAACTCCAGCATTCCACGAAGCCGTTGGAGATACGATTGCTCTCTCCGTAGCTACTCCGAAGCATTTGAAGTTGGTTGGACTGCTGGATGAGTACGCTGACAGTGAAGCGGATAACATCAATGCTCTGTTCGAGATGGCTTTGGAGCGAGTTGCCTTCCTACCGTTCGGTTATTTGATCGATCAGTGGCGTTGGGATGTATTCAGTGGAGCGGTCAATGAGAGTGAATGGAATTCTCACTGGTGGAATCTAAGAGAGAAgtatcagaaggtttacgctcCTGTATCGCGATCGGAAAGTGACTTTGATCCTGGTGCAAAATACCACATACCAGCCAACTCGCAGTACATAGCGTACTTCTTGGCCCATATCCTGGAGTTCCAGTTCTATCGATCCCTTTGTATTGAAGCTGGAGAATACAACCCAACAAGTAGTTCAGCAAATCCTTTACATAAATGCGATTTCTACAACAGCAAGGCTGCAGGAAATAAGCTGAAGGAAGGTTTATCATTAGGTTACAGCGAAGATTGGAGGTTTGCTCTGGAGAAACTGACCGGAGGTCAAGATATTAGCGGTCATGCTTTGCTGGAATATTTCGCGCCATTGTACGAGTTTTTGAAGGAGGAAAACGCCAAGATACGGAATGCTGAAATGCAGTCCGTGGTCGACAACTACAGCAAGGAGTATGAGGTAGCATGCAACAAACAAGTCAAGGCTCAATATGCCACGCAGGTGGACGTAGGAAATATTACATTACTGCAGGAGTTGACAGAAATCTTGAACGAGAATACCAAGTTCGTACTTGATAACTACAATCAACACTTTGCCCAAGTGAATGCAGAGGACTACACCGATCCGGACCTCCGTCGGCAGCTGCAGTATTTAACGCAAATATCTATCAACCACTTACCCGAGCAGGAGTTTACAGCG TTGAACAACGCTCTCGGCAGAATGCAGCATATCTACAGTAGTACGCTGATTTGTCCATACGATCAGCAAAACTGCACAACCGGCACGCTGAGCTTGGATCCGGATCTGTACGAGGTGATGGCCGAATCGCAAGATTACGATGAACTGTTGTACGCATGGAAGGAATGGCGCTATAACACCGGACGGTATATGAAGAACGATTACGCCGAATATGTCCGTTTGATGAATAAGGCCGCTGGAGTGGCTGGTTTTGATGACATGGGGGGCCTTTGGAGAGATGCCTTCGAGCAGGAGAACTTCATCGATGAAATGAAACGCCTGTGGAGTCAGCTGAAGCCGTTCTACGTTGAATTGCACAAGTACGTCCGAAGAGAGCTGATGCAGATCTACGGAGATAAAATGGACTCCAAGAATCCGAATATTCCTGCCCATTTGCTGGGTAACATGTGGGCCCAGGCCTGGGGCAACTTGTACAATCGTATCAAGCCGTTCAAGGATACTGTTGATTTGGATATTACAAAGAATCTGGTCGAAAAAGGATTCACGGTGAAGCAGTTATTTGAGATCTCCAACGATTTCTATGTTGGATTGGGACTTCCCGATAACAGTATGAGCTATAATGAGAGTCTCGGTGCAGTGATTGAAAAACCATCAGATCGTGTCGTGACTTGTCATGCATCGGCGTGGGATTTCTGCGACCGCAAAGATTTCCGAATCAAGATGTGCACCAGGATGAACATGGAGGACTTCATAACGATCCATCACGAGATGGGCCATATCAATTACTACCTTTTGTACAAGGATCAACCGGTGACACTACGTGCAGGTGCCAATCCAGGATTCCATGAAGCTGTTGGAGATACGATAGCCCTGTCGGTGGCAACACCGGAGCACTTCCGCAAGATTGGCCTGCTAGACAATTACGAAAGCTCATATGAGAATGATATCAACGCTCTGTTCCAGAAGGCCTTGGACAGGGTGGCCTTCTTGCCATTTGGACTGGTAATTGATATGTGGCGTTGGGAGATTTTTGCAGGAAAAGTCGATTTTCCCAATTGGAATAAGCGTTGGTGGGAGCTGAGAGAAGAATACCAAATGGTCTCTGCCCCAGTGGAGCGTGACTTGGATGCTTTTGACCCTGGTGCAAAATATCACATTCCTTATGACAGTCAGTACATTTC ttacttcATCGCCCATATTCTGGATTTGCAGCTGCATAAATCACTTTGTCAAGTGGCGGGAGAATACGATCCAAACAATTCGAGCAAACCACTACATAAATGTGATATCGATGGTTCCAAAGAGGCCGGTGATCGTTTGAGGGCAGGACTTTCGTTGGGTCGTTCTGTTCACTGGTCCGAAGCACTCCGAGCGATGACAGGAGAAACGAAGCTAAAAACTGATGCCTTGTTGGAGTACTATGCTCCACTCTACGAGTTCCTAAAGAAGGAGAATGAAAAGGCTGACCGCGGCGCCGGTGCCACGATAGCACTTTCTTCAGTTCTAGTCATGTTGGTGACCGGAGTGAACCTTCTATCGAAACTGTTGTGA